CAGCTAAGTGAAGCTAGTCAAATTAGTGAATACTGCATCTGCAGGAGGTTCCATTTGGAAGGCAATTATATCATCCATAGTCAGGATACCGATTCATATCCCAGGGCCTCGAATTGAGCACATTTGCCCAGCCTGTGGGAAGTCCGTTTAGGACAGCTGTTAATGTCAGTAGAGCCCGGCAACAGTAACAATGGCCGTCAACGAAAAGCTCTTCAGCCTGTCACACAGAAGTGAAAAATAGAAACTGTCCACGATCACCATTAAGAGCGGCAGAATCCTTCGAGACTCTGACAAATATCATTGCAGTGGTGATTTAACTGATCTGGCAGGGCAGCTATATGTCACATTCAGGAGCCTTGGCAGAGCCTTATCGTCTCCAGATGTCACGTCAGTTCCTGAACCCCAGGGAACAGCGATCCCATCTTCTCTCAATGACAGCTCCCCTTCTGGAACATGAACTTTCATCCTCTCTGAACCTCAGTGCCAATCATGACTTCAATGTCAAACACAAAGTGCAGAAGGAGcacagcaggttgggcagcatctatggagaggaataagcagctgATGTTTCTAATCGGGACACATcatcagcccaaaatgttaactgtttattcctctccatacaaTAGATGCTctgtgacccactgagttcctccttcATCCCTGCCCCGTCTCACACTCACTCCGTGTccccctctccacttccactccctGTGTCATGCTTTGTACCCTCCCATCCCTGAgaccactctctcccctccctgtatcacccctctcccctaccccatATCCCATCTCCccatttccccttcccctccctgtgttccttcaatctccctcccctccctaactccatcctctccccaccccaccctgtgTCAcgcctcacccctcccctccccgttCACCTATTCCTTCCCCACCCTGtgtcacccctctcctcccctccccatgtctcttctctccccccaacCCCGAGTCCACCCTCTCTCCTCCCAGTGTCgaacctctgccctccactccctgcatccccctttcccctcccctccccaagttacccatctccccctcccctactAGTGTCACCCATCTCCACCTCCTCCAtatccccctcttccccctttgcccatctctcccctcccctccctgtgtcacccctgctccctgcaccctcACTCCACTCCCCCCATGtcacccctctccccatcacaGCTCTCCCCCCCATGTCACcccatccctctctcctccccatgtctccctctaccctgtccccgtcctgcccttcccctccctttcccatgtcctccctctccctccccccgtgTCTGCTTcctcccatctcccctctccccatcccctccctatgtcacaccctctctctctaccctccccatgtcacttctctccccttcccatccCCATGTCACCAccgtccctctcccctccccatgtctccgtctccctcccctcccagtatcccctccctctcccctccccatgtcattcctcccccttccctccctatgtctcccctctctccatcccctccCAGTGTCACCAccgtccctctcccctccccatgtctcccctctccccatcccctcccagtattccccctctcctcttcccccttcccctccctgtgtccacctctctcccttcatctccctgcatccccctccccttcccttctgggtCCTCtatctctcttccctctccatgTCCCCCAGTCCCCCTCCCTGTGTCCTACTCTccccacatcctcctctctcgctccctgtaaccccctctccTATCTCTCTCCCCCTGTGCCCCCCTTCTCATCCCATTCATCCCCACTCAGTggccccctctccttctcccctctGTGTATCCCCCCCCTCCGGTCCTCCACTCCCTAtgtcccccctctcctctccccttcaggtgtcacccctctcccttccccgtgcctcctctcccctcctctccctgaatcgtacctctctccctgccctcctcatgtccccctctccccctctcccccttgccTCCCCTCGTTCATTTTCCCACTGTCCTTCCCTAATATTCCCCCTccatcttcccttctccccatatccttcccTCCACGTGtacccccttccccttccattTCCCGTCTCGCCATCTTCCCCTCCACTCTATGAATCATCCAGACCTCTCCCCACCCTGTGTTCCCCTCACCCCTCCACGACTGCCCTCTCTGAGCATCGGTCCCCTtgtccctttctcctgcctccctTCCTGGCATTCTccatcttctccctcttcccctctcccccggAACTCCCTGTGTACCCTCTCTGTGACTCCTTCCTCTCTCCATGTCCCCCTCTGCCATGCCCACTCCCCATGTCCACCTCTCCTCCCTGCATCCCCCTCCCATCTGTGTGTTCCACACTTCACTTTCCTTTCCTGCTCTACCAACCCCTCCCCTTGTCCTCGCTCTGCCCTCCCTTCCCTGCGTACCCCTCTTACTCTCATCTCCATGTGTtagtctctctcccttcccttacCGCAAccccctctgcccctcccctccccatgtcCCCCACTCCCCTACCCCTCTTCGTGTCCCTCTTCCCTTCCTCTCCACTGCCCCTGCACCTCCCCaaacccctctccttcccctaccccttcTGTTATCCCCGCCTCTCCTCCATATTTCCCCCTTTCTCCCACTCCCCATGACCACCTTGCCTTCCCCTCCctatttccccctctcccctccccatgtcGCATCTGCCCCTCCCCTATTCCCCCTGTCCCATCCTCTCCTCTCCGCACTCCCCTATTTTTCTTGTACCTCCACACATCCCCTGTTCCCCTTCGCTCCCTCCTTTTCTCTCCTCCCTgtgtcccctctccccatcccggtCTCCCCccattccctcctcccctctgctTGCATTTCATTCTCCATTTTCTCTTCCCTGCATCCctatttcccctcccctccctgtgTCCCCCTCTTCCCCTACTGCTCCCCATGTCCCTTCATCCCCTTGTGCACCCCCTCACCAAACCCGTGtcactctcccaattcccctCTCCATGTCCCCTTGTCCCCCCCCTGCTTTCCCTCTGTATCCCCCCTCCACTTCCCTCTCagtgaactccccctctccatctaCTTTCCTtgcatccccctctcccccttcccctctggaaaggaagtggagaaGGGGAGACTTCTCCtactctttccagtcctgatgaagtgtcttggcgtgaaatgttgactgattactcacttccatagatgctgcctggcctgctgttccTCCAATATTTAGTGTATTTTGCAAAGGAGATGGTTGTCCACTTCAGGAGAAGTCACACCACTTACATCCCTCTTTACATCAGTGGAAGCTGCAAATAGTTTTAACCTCATGAGAGTGCACATCACACGCTGCCTCTCAGGGTCCCAGAGCTTACCAATACCTCAACTTTCTGACGATGCTGAAGAGAGCAGGACGATGCACGTCTATATTCATGCCATTCTACAGAAGCTCAGTGCAGAGCATTCGAGCAGCTGCATCAGAGCTTCgtttggaaactgcactgcagtgcaATGGGTATTCAGAACTGCCAAATGTGCCTCCGGCAGTAGCCTAGCTGCCATCATATATACAGAAGTGTGTTGGAAAAGGGGCAGTAACAGCATGAacgaccccacccaccctgctcatgtcccactcccatcggggaggaggctatgtagcatccacaccaggaccactagactcaaaaactgttactttccccaagcagtgaggctgatcaacacctccacccactaactcacacctccacaactccgaccccaccacctccccccacgaccactactttatcatttcctgagaATTACCCgatgtacagacattcctgtgcctagtgtcactttatggacatacaatctatcAAGCTATCTTGGTATTTATATCTAATGGgtgttttattattgtgttcttttatgCTGCATCGGACTCCGAGTAACAAGAATTTCGTTTTCCCGTAAATTGGAAACGATACCACAGTCAGTACCGCCCCAGGCCCGCACCCGCGCGCTCTGCGTGCTGATGCAATCACGTAAGAACTGCGAAGGCAGCGCAAGGTGAGTGAGGTGCGGGTGCAAGCAGCGCGGGTTCGTGGGTGTACTCGCGGGCAGGAGGGAGGCTGGCCCGGGGGTGGGAATTCACTCTGGCCCCGGGGAGGGAATTCGCCCTGGCCCCGGGAAGCGGGCTGGTCCGGGGGAGGGAATTCACCCTGGCCCCGGGGAGCGGGCGGGAAGGAGGCTGGTCCGAGAGAGGGAATTCGCCCTGGCCCCGGTGACCGGACGGGAGGGTGGCTGGCCCCGGATAGGGAATCCACTCTGGACCTGGGGAGAGGGCAGGTGTCCGCGCTGCAGCTGGGGAGAGGGGTGGGCAGATGGGACCTGCAAGGGAGGCAGGTGCTTGTACAAACCAAGGCGGGCGGGAGTGCAGCAGGCCCTGGGCGGGTTGGCACGGGTTAAACCCCGAGAGGTAGAGAGCAAGCTGGCCGCGCTACAACCGGATGGGGAGGGCGGAAATAGAGAACGTGCTTGCAAGTGCTTTCTTGGGTCTGATATTGGCGTTCATGTTTACGGTTGTGATTGCGTTTCATACATAAATGCCGCAGCTCAGTATATTACAAGAGGAGGCAAGCAGGTTAGCATAAACTTTACATAATTTACACACATGTCAAACATTGACACTAGTGTAAGATTTTGAGACAAAGAAAATACAATCCAAAATAGTGTTAAGATTTCCTTCCTCGGTGCACCCCGTGATCTGCTTTATTTCACTGAAGATCAGCGAGCTCCTAGCtagaaatctggaataaaaacacGGTAATTTATCGGTTGGCATCCGCTGAGAGGAATAGGAAATTTTTCAGATCTAAATGCTGTAAACACTGGGTGGGAGGAGCAGAACTGATTGAAGATCTGTCAGAGTTGAGAGGAATTTTTAGATCGCAGAGacgatggagatgaagagaataTCTGATCGGGCGAGGTTTGTTGGTTACTTTGGAAATGGTTTGtctggttgataggttattgaatACTCAGAGAGGGAAAACCAGGACATAGCACGTGCAAGCTATGAAGTACAAGTAAAAGTAAAAGTTCATGAAAGCAAAATGGATTTGTTGGAAATTCCCAGTGAATCAGTTTTTGTGGAGACAGGAAACACGGAGGAAGTATTGCAGTAAGATAAGCTTATGGACGAACTGGCCAGTTCTGGTACAGGCATAGAAAGCAAGTTGTCTGAATTTATCAAATGCATTACATTACGGCCAATGCTGCACAGATGAACCAATGTACCTGAAGGAGCAATTGACCAACAAACATCTGTCATATCGAATGAAGGAGATGACACTGTAATCAAGCCAGAGAGGATTGTAAGCAGGGGGGCAGATCTAACTAGGCAGGGGTGCCTTTCATCCAGCTGAAAATAGCATGGGAGCCCCCACACAGTTGGACTAAACCTCTTTGTTTTGTGTCAACACTTACTTTCCAGGTGTAGACCTACAAAAAAGTGAAATCGAGAGCAGGACAGAGCCAATTTAGCCACCTTGCCTTAGAGCCAGAGAAGCGGGGACAAAGCACCGTTGAGAGCTATAATGTGAATTCCTGGCAGTGCTGGTCAAagcccagtttattgtcatatgtgcaAGTGTATGCATGCACgtgtgcagtgaaaaacttacttgcagcagcatcacaggcacataggatTAGATGCACTACATTGACAAAAATCACACCACCAATTTGACAAACCTACACAAGAAAGAATGGAATTCAGCAGGAAGGAATGCAGCTGAATTCCTCCTGAGGTGTTTATGTCACTGCAAAAACAGGCTTTgttcactctcacttctcttaaGAGGAGACATGAGAGTGGACAATCCTTGCCTTTGCAATGACAGTATTTTGggattggtttactattgtcacatgtaccgagatacagtgaaaaacctctttattgtcgccaaacaattgatactagagtgtacaatcatcacagcaatatttgattctgcgctttgtgctccctggattacaaatcgatagtaaatattaaaaatttaaatcataagtcataaatagaaaatagaaaatgaaaagcaaggtagtgcaaaaaaaaaaccgagaggccggtctggatatttggagggtacggcccagatccgggtcaggatccgttcagcagtcttatcacagttggaaagaagctgttcccaaatctggccgtacgagtcttcaagctcctgagccttctcccggagggaagggggacaaaaagtgtgttttgTAGGTTGTTCCTACAGATCAGatgattacacagtgtattgaggttgtacaaggtaaaacaataacagagtacaGTAAAATAATCAGTGCTCTGCCCACCacagcaagaagctgcagagaaattGTGTACCCAACTCAGattatcacagaaaccagcttccTCTCCACtgcctctgtctacacttcttgctgccttagtaaagcagccaacataatcaaagaccccgccTGCTCTGGACTCTCCACTCACAACGGgcaggagattaaaaaaaagtctgACAGCATGTGTTAGGGTATATTCTGGTGATATAGAATATGGCATATATTAACTTCATATGAAACCAGTCTTCAGAATTGAATgtagattgtagattgaatttaaaatgcagctcagaacaatgggtTTCCTGGAGCTGCAGATTGGGGTTAATTGCAAACCAACAAATACCCCATTGACCTGAGATGgggcctttcattgattttattatagttcttgaatttactgagtaGTAGTAGATagctgtcgatcccaggggatcaggggtttgcgcctctggtggactgtgtcctctccagggcataAGCCTGGGTAGGAaggtttgaagaaccggctgttgtccatgcagcaggTTCCCTCTCTCCATGTCGCTGATGTAGTTCAAGGGGAGGGCAAgcactgatacagcttggcaccagtgccatCACAGAGggtgccagagtgaagttgtaaacaacatcaaactgcctcggggaccccagctccagatttcttctttggggtttactccagaaacctttcccatgggtgggtatggctgcaaggcagcagaggtttaaaatcagagttttccttctaggcaggctgacgagccccacctgcctgaaaattaaaaaaaaattactgtatatgccagtgagaaaatgaatctcagggttgtatgaggtgacatatatgtagtttgataataagttttctttgaactttgaaactgagATTGTGAGTACTTGTAAAAGATTTCAATGGTTGATGTTTGGATCTCCTGGTCAACCATGCAAAGGTATTAGCCCCCTCACTCACATCCAACTGATTAACTGGTCACAGAGATCATTGCAAACCCTTCTTGCTGTGTTCACTATTCAGcctcccaaccccccccccccccaccaattagCCTGGCTCTGCTCGCCACCCATGCTTGCACTTGAAGAGAAGAAAATTGAAGGGTGGGGAGAGATCAATTTGCCCTTTGACCCTGCCGACTCTCACCAGTAAAACAGAGCTGCTCACAGCTCCGGTGATGTGggttcaacacacacacacacacacacagagacagacagacacacagacacacacacacacacgccaaagatgtgtgtgtgttggcaggttaattgactGCTGTAAATGgttggtgagtggtagaatcttgtGGGTGGCGAAGTGGGGGGAGCAGTCAATGTGACTGTGAGAAAAGTAAAATAGGATTGGTGTACATGAGTGGATCATGGTCAGCATAGTCTCAGAAGGCCGAGGGGCCACTTACATAATGTATGTCTTTACAGCTCAGATTAATATCTTGCACCATGGACAGAGAGTGTTACTTTTAGTAGTATTAGCCTTGAATGTACAAACCTGTTTCCAATAACTTTTCTATGGTGTCCCGCACAGGGGAATGCGAGTCTTCAGGCAGGCTGTGAGCAGCCTGATGCTAGCCCTCACAAACAGCCCCTGCAAGGCAACCATCTTTGTAAGTCCATGTTCTTGTTCCTTACGTGCTGTGTTGAATTCAAGAAGCAGTAGCTAATGACGTCTCTGATCTCGAGAGGAACAGGCAGCCTGCCTGACAGAATGATGGAAGGAAGAATCAGAGAAGGTGCTTATACTAGTGCAGGAGACCTGGTAGAGGTTCACAGTGTTAAGggaggcacagatagggtgatCAGTCAGAAACATTTTCCCAGGGTAAAAATGTCAAATATGAGAGGATATtcattttttttatgccatggacccccacgATGAACCGAGGTATCCGTGGCCCCCTGTTTGGGAACTCCGTGGCCCCctgtttgggaacccctgactaaAGGTGAGGGAGAAAAAGTTAAAAGATGTATGGGGCTAGTTATTCTTATATAGAAAGTTATGGGGGCCAGGGATGCTAGTGTAAGCAGAGATGATAGTGTCATTTAAGGGGCTTTTACACACTTGAGtttgcagggaatggaggaataggCCACATCCAGAACCCGCAGGCCTGCTGCTTGTATGTTAGTTGTGGGCAGAGAAGATTTGGTTTAATTTGACGTCATGTTCAGCACAGGCACTGTGGCCTGTCCCATGAGATCGATGCAAGGCGTTGACCAGTGAGGAATTTTGGAGCAGATGATCAATGCAGAGTGAGTGAAGTGAGACAGAGGAAGGAGGTGAATAGTACAGATGTTTTAACTGGAAGCTGAATAAACTTGTGGGTGAGATGACTCGGATAGATTGGGGCTCGATGAACTGGAGTAGAGGGAGTCTTATTGGAGTTAGAGTGCCAGCATTGACCAATTTAGCTGAATGATCTCACTCTGTAAGATTTGCATTTTTCTACTTTGTGAGCCTTTAACCTTATTGTTCCAGTTGCTAAGCTCTAGTGTGTATTCATTCCACTAGCTCTTCCTACCACCTTGTTGGTATGTCATTCATCCCCGTTCTCTGTCTGCTTAGATAGAGTGGTCGCATTAGCTcaggtgcctgagactttttcccagtactgtagtgattttatgtattgcaaaaaaaaaacaattttcatgacatatggtgAGTGATGAtgcatctgattctgatatgggtctctattgtggactgagagtgggaagggagcagggagaggggaatcgtggctgggaaaaggggaatggagaggggcagaaagcaccagagagacattctgtaaatgatcaataaaccaattgtttgcaatcaaatgaccttgcctactGTGTCAGGACTGGGCAAGTCTGTCCCTGTGccacctcctcccccccacccactcctggcactccttctctgccaacaGTTCCATACCTACCccctggtgctccaccctcaccattcctaacaGACTTTGTAAACTCACTCTGTTTTGACGGTTATGTTAGTGGgcatgtcagagataataaactgGAAAGAAATGAGTGGGGAATAGGGATTACCCCAAGAATCTGTATAGAGTTGATGGGCCAGACTGCCTGGTACCAAGTGGCAAGGGAATACGAGATATTGTCCCTGACTCTCCTGGTACTTTCTGCCTGTCTCTCGCAGAGATGAATATGCGCCCAACAGGGGTGAGCTTGGAATCGAGGTTGGGTGAATACGTTTCGAAGACCTTTTACTGTGGGTTATTGAAGAGAGCCAGGTAGTTTACAGGAGGGAGTTTGATCGGGAGAGGCTGCTGTTGCAAAGGAACACAGTAGAAACAGAGCCTTGTAATTATACATATCCTTTTGTGATCACAGTGTTATGCAAAGTGCTTTGTAATCTATAAAGTACCTTTGAAGTGCAGCCAATTTGCGCTCATGGTTTTACAAGTGCAATAAAATAATGATCCAACGGGTTTAGGATTTCGGTGATAGACTGGTAGATTTTGTGGATAATTGGATATAATTTATATTAATACTCTAATGCGCTTTAAATTGACTTTTATTTGGATGTCACATAGTATTAAATGAAATACTGTGCAACCAGGTACATTTCAATGGCGCACTGAAAGCAGGGTTCTGATGAGTGGAAATAGACCTGTAGTTGCAGGTTTTAATGATCTAGTGTTCCACTCTCTTCAGCGGCAGAGCATTGCAGAGTACACCCATCTGTCCACCATCCCTCACCTCATCTAgttccacctgtcacctaccagGCCTGCATCttgctcctctctctcacctcctgGCTATCTCCTCTCTGCACCCTCAGTCCTGGTCTGGTGGGATGTGGAACATCGACAGTTTTTTGCTTCCGCAGATGCTGATTGATCTACAGTGCTCTTGTGTttcttgctccaggttccagtgcCTCCTTCCCCTGTGTCTCCGGTGTGAAACAGTCCACAGGAATAGCTTGTAAATCCCTGTAACCAGCCTCTCTCACAAGTTTACTCGTGAAAATCGTCTGCTGGCTCTCCTCAAACACTAAATCTCTTCTTTATTCACAGgctctgcttttcacattgttgatGTTTTCTGGCCTGAGAAGTGTGGGATTAAGACTGTTTTCCATGGAAGCGGCTTCCTATGTATCCGGCACGCACTCTGCTGCCTTTGTAACCTGCCCCAATTTGGAGGTGGCCAAGAGCATCGCCAGGTGACTCAGGAGCTCTTTCCCTGTGTGTTTTGTTCGTTGGGTGTGAGTGGATGAGGCAGTGCTACGTCATTGCCTCCAACACACTGGATCCAGTTCATTAGGGAAGGAGGCTCTCTGACCACCCATGCTAATACCAGCTCTTTCATCGAGCTAACCCAATAATCCCATTTCCCCAGGACCCTACAGATCTTTTTCGCCCTTCAAAGATGAATCCCATTCCCTCTTGAGAGTTAAAGTTAAAGTTCGGATTAACAGATGAATGTACAAAAAATTATATTTTCCCATTTGCTAATTAGTGTAACTGTTTGTCACTGAACCTCCTTCCCGTAGAATTAGTAGTACCTTTTTTTAAGACTTGTAGACCGCGACCCTGAGTCTGCAATCCACTGGGGAAGTCGAAGCCCGATATCTGTGAATCCGCGAGTATACAGACAGCGTATCTTGTGGTTGGTGGACTCTGAATGTGCATGggtgggtggtgtgtgtgtgtttgtaggcAAGGTCAGGGCtaatttgctgttgttgttttgttacttGTGTTTTGTCATGTTCTGACAATCTTTGTGGGTTTGCTATGTTGACTACAGAATGTGTGTTGACATTTGCAGGTTGCCCCCTAGCACACTACTAGGTTGTGTTCGTTGTCATTGCAACCAACACATtttactgtgtgtttcaatgtaaatgtgataaataaatggataTTAATCTGAAGAGGTATCCTCATTGCTGATTATTAATCTGTCTTAATCTTCCCTGCTCAAAGGAAAGCAATCCCACTCTCTCCATTGTCTCCCCAGTTCCTCACATTGTACCTTGGGGTTTAGCTAACTGTTGAAGTTCTAACTTTGTTCATTATTGAAAATACCAGATAAACATACCTAATTTTAGTGGCATCTTTGTTTTGGATTCAAATTATTCTTAGTAGAAGGTCTACCACAGAAATTATACCAAGTCTGCAGGAGTAGTTGGTGATACGTTTATAAAGCCTTAAAACAAGACCCCTATCTACTTATTTAAATTGGTGTAAAAAACCCCACATCATCAGTGTACAAGCTATTTTAAAAGTACTGCACACTTAAGTACCCTGCCACACCTTCACAAGTTCCAGAGACACAAGAGgctctgcagatgccagaaatcttgaGAAATAAACACACACATGATGCTGGACGAACTTAGCAGCTCAGGTGGCgtcggtggaggggaagaaactgtcgacgttttgggctgagacttttcctgaaacatcgactgttcattgccctctgttgatgctgcctgaccgcgctgagttccactagcattgtgtgtgtgtgtttctattgTTTCAGCAGTtctcatgtctgtgtggagtttgcacgttctcactgtgaccgagtgggtttcccctgagtgctctggttttcttccacaCGCCAGCTTTGTGCAGGACAGCAGAGTAATTGGCTGCTCTAAATTGCCCCTAGGGTGTTGCAGGGGTGTGAGTTAATGGAAATGTGGGGAGGAAACAATAGGATTATTGTAagcgggtggttgatggttggcacagactGTGGCATCGAAAAGCCAATCTTTATGACTAGATTCACCTTAGATCTGCAAGGATTGTTCCAGATCTTTTCAATCAGGGAAGCAGCTTTAAGAACCTGAAGttgcaggttttctgtgttttctcaccCAGTCAGTGTTCTGGGAAATCTTGGCCCACCCCCCTCATCCATCATTCTTTCCTCAGTGTGACCACACACACTGTAACAGTGTTACCTTTACGTAACCTAGGCATTTTATGACATATCATTGACACCCATTCATAGAATcacagaatagtacaacacacaaatgggccctttggcccaccctGTCTGTGCTAACCATTTAGGCTGATCCTGCTTTATtcttccacattcccatcaaattCTCTCACTTGCCCATTCAATGGACGCAATTTATAGTGGGCAGATATCCTTCTGGTCAGATGTAATGGAAGCTTACTCAGTAATAGAGGGAGAGATACAGGTCTTATTTACTGCATCCGGTGCTGCTGGTGCAGGCTACTCTGCATCGATGAGCCCAATGTGGATTGGGGTCTCACTTTGTCTGCACCTTCTCTCCCCGTCCACCTTAGCAGACCAGATCACCGGTTGCCACCCACCTCAACTCTGCTttacattcccattcggatatgtccatacatggcctcctctactgccatgatgcgtccaaactcaggttggaggagcaacacctcatatactgtctaggtagtctccagccccttggtatgaacatagaattctccaacttccggtaattccctccccctcccttcctctatccctatgtcactctgccccctcccccagctgcctatcacctccctcatggttccgccgcctcctactacccattgtgctttcccctattccttcttcacctttcctgcctatcacctccctgcttcccctcctccatccctcgacctttccccttactggtttttcacctggcacctactagccttctccttcccaccctccccccaccttctttatagggcccctgccccctccctcttcagtcctgacgaagggtctcggtccgaaacgttgactgttcatttccacggatgctgcccgacctgctgagttcctccagtgtgttgtgcatgttgctttgaccccagcatctgcagagtattttgtgtttacagatcTCCTgctggccagccattttaattcccattcccacactgacatatCTGTCTGTGGTCACCTCGACTGCCAAGTTGAGGCTAAACACAGATTTAGAGCAGCAACACTTCTACTTAGTAGTGTACGGCCTGACGATGTCAACATCGATTTTTCTACCTTCCAATAACCAATCCCTTCTGTTAACTCCTATTTTTTTTCTTATCCTTTGGGTCCATTACCCCTTTCCTTTTCCATCACCTGTTAATCACTTACACCTTCCCCCCCTTTTATTGCCCATTTCCTTTCCTTTATTCGATGGTCATC
The DNA window shown above is from Mobula birostris isolate sMobBir1 chromosome 5, sMobBir1.hap1, whole genome shotgun sequence and carries:
- the LOC140198112 gene encoding protein CutA homolog isoform X2 encodes the protein MQSRKNCEGSARGMRVFRQAVSSLMLALTNSPCKATIFALLFTLLMFSGLRSVGLRLFSMEAASYVSGTHSAAFVTCPNLEVAKSIARGAVQKKLAACVNIVPQITSVYEWKGNIEEDSEVLLMIKTRTAKVSDLAAYVRSVHPYDVAEVISLPIDQGNPPYMKWLGEVVPE
- the LOC140198112 gene encoding protein CutA homolog isoform X1, whose amino-acid sequence is MPQLSILQEEASRGMRVFRQAVSSLMLALTNSPCKATIFALLFTLLMFSGLRSVGLRLFSMEAASYVSGTHSAAFVTCPNLEVAKSIARGAVQKKLAACVNIVPQITSVYEWKGNIEEDSEVLLMIKTRTAKVSDLAAYVRSVHPYDVAEVISLPIDQGNPPYMKWLGEVVPE